A segment of the Planctomycetia bacterium genome:
TCGCCGCAATGTCGTTCCAGCGGACTTGCTCGTCGACCACGAGATTGATATCGCGCTCGATCGCCGGATAGTCGGGCGTCGGCACGTAGCGCGGCACCAGTACGGCAGCCTTGATAAGTGCCGCGATCTTCAACTCGGCCACCACGGTCTTCCCGCGCAGATCGAACTTCTTTTGTCCCGTCGCACCGACCTCGCCGAGCACTCCGAACGGCTCGCCGTCGAGCAACAGTTCGCAAGCCCGATCGGTTGCGAAGAGGGATTGCGAGGTCGGCCGGACGTCGACCTGAGCCGCCGGAGCGAGTGCGGAAACCACGGCTTCGATGGTTCCTTTCAAGGCGAAGAAGGCGTTCGCTTTTTCGCCGCTGCTCGTGAGCGCGAGCATGAGTTCTTCCTGCGGCAGCGCCCCGGCGCGCGGCAGGTACACCTTCGCGGTTTCGAACAGTTCGATCGTGCGGTTCCCGACCGCTTCGTTGTCGCGGCGAGCCTTGAGCAGGCTCGGTACGAGGCTTCGGCGCAGCTTATCGGCCCGTTCGAGAATCGGCATTTGCAGCGCAAGCGGAGCGGCATCGGTCCAGGGGGAGAACGACGTCGAAAGCGAGTCGTCGACGACGCTGATCGTGAGCGCTTCGTCGAAGCCGCAAGCGGTGAGCACATGACGAATCTTGTTGAGTACCCGATCTTCGTCGGTGCGTGCCGAAGGGGCCATCGGTACGCCGACGTCTTCGGGAATCTTGTCGTAGCCGTAGATGCGGGCCGCTTCTTCGATCAGGTCGATCTCGCGCGAAAGATCGCGCCGCCAAGAGGGAGGGACGACGGTGATGCTCTGCATTCCACCGCTTGCATCGCTCGGCAACTCGGCGAAGACTTCGTTCTTCGCTTCCGTCATGGTACGAATCGCTGCGAGGTCTTTCCTCGCGAACGCTTCGTCCATTTGTCGCATCTCGCTGGGGGTCAGCTTCGCCGTATGTTCCACGACGACTCCGCCTGCTGCGTCCCTCGCCAGGCGAACGTCGATGCCGGCGCTACCGAGCCGCGGTTGCAAGCCGAGCGACGTCAAAATCCGCAGGACTTCACTGCCGGGGATGTTGATGCCGACGATCCGCTTCAACTGCGCGAGGCGTAGCGTGATCGGCTCGCGCGGCTTCGGCTTCTCGCCCACGTCGAGCGACCCGACCGCCAGTTCGCCGCCGCAGATTTCCAAGATGAGTTCGCAGCAGCGACGACTGGCCCACTCGATTCCTTCCGGATCGACGCCGCGCTCGAAACGGTACGACGAATCGCTCCGGAGCGCAAGCTTGCGGGCCGCGGTGCGAATCGAAAGGGGATCGAAATCGGCCGACTCGATCAAGAGGTCGGTCGTCGTCGACGAGACCTCGGAATCGACGCCCCCCATGATCCCGGCGATCGCGACGGGCCGCTCGGCGTCGGCGATGACCGTCATGCCGGGTTCCAGCACGTACTGCTTATGATTGATCGCTGCGAACTTCTCGCCGCTTACCGCCTCACGCACGATGATCTTCTTGCCGCGCAGCTTCGCGAGATCGAACGCGTGCAACGGTTGACCGCATTCCATCAACACGTAGTTCGTAATGTCGACGGCGTTGTTGACCGTCGGCTGCCCGATCGCCGCGAGACGTTTTTGCAGCCACGCGGGACTTGGGCCGACTTTCACTCCACGAATCACGCGGGCAATGTAACGCGGGCAGCGCAGCGGGGCGTCGACTTGCAATTGAGCGAGCGTATCCACGGCAGGGCCCGATTCCTGCGGCGCCGCCTTGGGAAGAGCGAGCGGTGAGCCGAAGATCACGGCGGCTTCGCGCGCTAGACCGATGTGGCCGAGGCAGTCGGGCCGATTGCTCGTGATTTCCAGATCGACGGCGTAGTCGCCGGCGGCGGCGGTCGTGCTTTCGTGATTGAAGCCGGCCATCATCATGCGCAACGCGAACTCGTCGACCGAGAGGCCGACAAGCGGAACGTACTGGCGCAGCCATTCGTAGGAAATAATCATGGGCGGGGCTTTCGCTCGTCGCTAGAACTGTTCGAGCTAGAATTGTTCGAGGAAGCGGACGTCGTTCTTGTAGAACTCGCGGATGTCGGTCACTTGATGCCGGCGGGCGCAGACGCGTTCGACGCCGAGCCCGAAGGCGAAGCCGGTGACCTCGTCGGGATCGTAGCCGACGGCGCGGAGCACGTTCGGGTCGACCATGCCCGCGCCTCCCATTTCGATCCACCGCTCGTTCCACTGCATGTCGACTTCGACGCTTGGTTCGGTGAACGGGAAGAACGACGGCCGGAAGCGAATGTGAACGTCGCCGCCGAAATAGCTGCGCGCGAATAGCCGTAGCGTGCTCTTCAGGTCCGCCATCGTCACATTGCGATCGATCAGCAAGCCTTCGATCTGATGGAACATCGGGTAGTGGGTCGCATCGGCCGTATCGGGCCGATAGACACGGCCGAGCGAGATGATGCGCACCGGCGGCGGCGTCGACTCCATGACACGAATCTGGACGGTGCTCGTTTGGCTGCGCAGCAACATCGGCGCGTCGGCCTCGCCGGCGAGCTTCTTGGCCGTCGCTAAGTAAAAATTCTCCAGCGGATCGCGAGCCGGATGCGCCGCGGGGATGTTGAGCGCTTCGAAGTTGTGGCGCTCGTCTTCGATCTCCGGACCATGCGCGACGGTGAAGCCGAGCCGACCCATGATCTCCTTGAGTTCTTCGACCGTCTGCGTAAGCGGGTGCAGGTGTCCGAGTCGCGGGCGAAGGCCGGGCTGCGAACTGTCGAAGGCCGGGCCGGCGGCGACGGGAGCGGCGATTGTGGAGCCGATCCGTTCTTGAGCTGCGGCGAAGGCCGTATCGATCGCCGTTTTCGTATCGTTGAACTTCTTGCCGGCGGCGGGCTTGTCGTCTTTGCCGACGGTGCCGAGCCCCTTTTGGGCATCTTTCAGGCGACCGCTTTTCGCACCCAAGAATTCCACGCGGGCCGCTTCGAGCGTGGCGGCATCCGTGGCCGCGCCGAACGCTGCGAGAGCCGCTTGGGTGAGTGCGTCGAGTTCGGCGACGAACGAGGCGAGCGACATGCGGAGTCTCTCAGGCGGAAATCTAAGAGGGAATAAATCGGACTTCGAGGAAGGTGGCTCGGCAGAATACCGAGACACCGGCTACCAAGAAAAACGGCGGCGAAACGCTGAGCGTCTCGCCGCCGGATCTTAATTATCAGTCTCTCTGGCGGCGACGAGTTAGACGCCCAAGGCGCCCTTAGCCAACGCAAACACGGCGTCGAAGCCGGCCGGGTCGTGAATCGCCATCTCGCTCAAGGTCTTGCGATCGAGTTCGACCTTCGACTTTAACAAGCCGTTGATGAACTGGCTGTAGCGCAAGCCGCGCTGGCGGCAAGCGGCGTTCAAGCGAATGATCCACAACGAGCGGAGATTGCGGCGCTTCGTCTTGCGATCGCGGAAGGCGTAGACGCCGGCCTTGATCAGGGTTTCCTTCGCGGTGCGGAACATCTTACGACGACCGCCGACGAATCCCTTCACCTTCTTACGCAATCGCTTCTTCGCTTGGGTGCGGGCCGCACCTTTCATCGTACGCATAGCACATCGTTCCTTTACGTCACTAGCACAAGCCCAAGGCCTCGTCGAAAAGTTCGACGACGTTTTTACCAGCCCGACTTGCATTGGCCTGATCTTGCGATCGGCGTCGGCAACGAGCGACATGGCACTCGCGGCCCGCCCACGAACAAGTTCGCGGGACTCAACACGCATTCTCAATCACATTCGCTTCGCAACGCTTTGACAAGCTGCGAAGTTACCCCCGGCCTTACGGCACGGGGCTCGCCTCAGAGGCCGAGCGTCGGGAGCATGTTACTGACCCCTGACCACCGACCCCTGATCACTGTCCTTAGTATCCGTTGCCGCAAAGCAAGCGGGCCACGCGCTTCGATTCGCTCACGGTCGTGGCCGAGGTGCCGCGGAGCTTCCGCTTACGCTTCGACGACATCCGGCTCGCCAAGTGGCTCGTGCCGGCACCGCGGTGCATGGCCTTGCCGGTTGCCGAGAGACGGAAGCGCTTCTTCGTCCCTTTATGGGTCTTCATCTTAGGCATACATCACCAATCCGTTCGTTCGATCGTATGAGAAGGGGGGTAGGTAGCCGGGAAAGCCCCTCATTATAAAGCGGCTTGCGTCCTGTGGAAGTCCATTCGGCGGAAACCTGGAAAGGACTTTAACCTCCCGAACGAAGGGGTATTGAGGCGGGAGGGGGCTTTCGCGAGGCCGCGAGCGGGGAGAAATGCTTGTTTTCGCTGCGGCATAGGTGCATATTGCGGCTTCCGCCCCCGCTTCCCACCCCCAATCGCCCGCGAGCACGATCGCCATGCATTCTTCTCTTTGGACCGAAGCCGGCACGCTGCTGCAAAGCTTCGTCGTGCTTATCGCATCGGTCTTGCCGACCGCTCCCGGTGTGCCCGGCGCGCATTGGCCGCGCTGGCGTGGACCGCTCGAAGACGGCCATTCGCAGGAAACCGACATCCCGACGAAATGGAGCAATGCCGATGTCGTTTGGAAAACGCCGCTGCCCGGAAGCGGTCAGTCGTCGCCGATCGTTTGGGGCGATCGTATTTTTCTGACGTCGGCATTGGAAGACGGCAAGCAGCGGGTGGTGTACGCAGTCGATCGCAAGACCGGCAAGATCCTCTGGCAGCACACCGCTTGGACGGGCGAACCGGAAAAGCTCCATGCTTGGAACAGTTGGGCGTCGTCGACTTGCGCGACCGATGGAGAGGTGGTCGTGGCTTTCTTCGGGCGGGGCGGGCTACATGGCTACGGTGTCGATGGAAAACATTTGTGGAGTCGCGATCTCGGGAAGTTCGAGAGCCCATGGGGAGTGGCGGCTTGCCCGGTGATCCTCGGCGATCTCGTGATTCAGAATTGCGATGCCGAGGCCGATGCGTCTCTGTCGGCATTCGATAAGCGAACCGGCAAAACGGTGTGGACGACGAAGCGGCCGAACAATCGAGGTTGGAGCACGCCGATATTGGTGCAAGCCGAAAAACGGCGCGAGCTGGTGCTCAACGGCCACGACGGCGTCCGCGGCTATGATCCCGCGACGGGCAAGGAGCTTTGGTTCTGCAAGAGCTTCAA
Coding sequences within it:
- a CDS encoding phenylalanine--tRNA ligase subunit beta translates to MIISYEWLRQYVPLVGLSVDEFALRMMMAGFNHESTTAAAGDYAVDLEITSNRPDCLGHIGLAREAAVIFGSPLALPKAAPQESGPAVDTLAQLQVDAPLRCPRYIARVIRGVKVGPSPAWLQKRLAAIGQPTVNNAVDITNYVLMECGQPLHAFDLAKLRGKKIIVREAVSGEKFAAINHKQYVLEPGMTVIADAERPVAIAGIMGGVDSEVSSTTTDLLIESADFDPLSIRTAARKLALRSDSSYRFERGVDPEGIEWASRRCCELILEICGGELAVGSLDVGEKPKPREPITLRLAQLKRIVGINIPGSEVLRILTSLGLQPRLGSAGIDVRLARDAAGGVVVEHTAKLTPSEMRQMDEAFARKDLAAIRTMTEAKNEVFAELPSDASGGMQSITVVPPSWRRDLSREIDLIEEAARIYGYDKIPEDVGVPMAPSARTDEDRVLNKIRHVLTACGFDEALTISVVDDSLSTSFSPWTDAAPLALQMPILERADKLRRSLVPSLLKARRDNEAVGNRTIELFETAKVYLPRAGALPQEELMLALTSSGEKANAFFALKGTIEAVVSALAPAAQVDVRPTSQSLFATDRACELLLDGEPFGVLGEVGATGQKKFDLRGKTVVAELKIAALIKAAVLVPRYVPTPDYPAIERDINLVVDEQVRWNDIAATVRSCGGDLLATLDLKGEPFRDEKKLGAGKKSLVITLLLRSRERTLTNTEADELRTRIVDACAKAFGASLRS
- the pheS gene encoding phenylalanine--tRNA ligase subunit alpha, producing MSLASFVAELDALTQAALAAFGAATDAATLEAARVEFLGAKSGRLKDAQKGLGTVGKDDKPAAGKKFNDTKTAIDTAFAAAQERIGSTIAAPVAAGPAFDSSQPGLRPRLGHLHPLTQTVEELKEIMGRLGFTVAHGPEIEDERHNFEALNIPAAHPARDPLENFYLATAKKLAGEADAPMLLRSQTSTVQIRVMESTPPPVRIISLGRVYRPDTADATHYPMFHQIEGLLIDRNVTMADLKSTLRLFARSYFGGDVHIRFRPSFFPFTEPSVEVDMQWNERWIEMGGAGMVDPNVLRAVGYDPDEVTGFAFGLGVERVCARRHQVTDIREFYKNDVRFLEQF
- the rplT gene encoding 50S ribosomal protein L20, giving the protein MRTMKGAARTQAKKRLRKKVKGFVGGRRKMFRTAKETLIKAGVYAFRDRKTKRRNLRSLWIIRLNAACRQRGLRYSQFINGLLKSKVELDRKTLSEMAIHDPAGFDAVFALAKGALGV
- the rpmI gene encoding 50S ribosomal protein L35; translated protein: MPKMKTHKGTKKRFRLSATGKAMHRGAGTSHLASRMSSKRKRKLRGTSATTVSESKRVARLLCGNGY
- a CDS encoding PQQ-binding-like beta-propeller repeat protein, with protein sequence MHSSLWTEAGTLLQSFVVLIASVLPTAPGVPGAHWPRWRGPLEDGHSQETDIPTKWSNADVVWKTPLPGSGQSSPIVWGDRIFLTSALEDGKQRVVYAVDRKTGKILWQHTAWTGEPEKLHAWNSWASSTCATDGEVVVAFFGRGGLHGYGVDGKHLWSRDLGKFESPWGVAACPVILGDLVIQNCDAEADASLSAFDKRTGKTVWTTKRPNNRGWSTPILVQAEKRRELVLNGHDGVRGYDPATGKELWFCKSFNGRGEPTVTAAGDLLYVSNGLAGDFYAIKPGGDGDVTKTHMAWHVPRKGGRDIPSPIVVGKFIVMVDTGGIATCYDAADGHEYWKERLATGPKFTASPIAVGGLVYFLNEAGTTIVVEPAATLKIVQENILTGGEDEIFRATLAPCEGRLFVRSTNMLYCIGKK